Proteins from one Kazachstania africana CBS 2517 chromosome 1, complete genome genomic window:
- the ARG3 gene encoding ornithine carbamoyltransferase (similar to Saccharomyces cerevisiae ARG3 (YJL088W); ancestral locus Anc_1.279), with translation MTQMPIRHLISIKDLTSQELEALVNKAQYYKTIFKNGDPNDFQANHIKLLGKTVALIFSKRSTRTRVSTEGAASFFGAQPMFLGKDNIQLGVNESLYDTVKVVSSMVSCIFARVNSHEEIQSLAKFSNVPIINSLCDTYHPLQAICDMLTIKEQFTDDLTNVKVGWIGDSNNVINDMLIACLKLKMNVSVAIPEGIEMNSDIIHAASQVSEENETSFEVTHDPKITAKDANILVTDTFISMGEEKEKETKLNQFKGFQINSELAYMADANFKFMHCLPRHKEEVTDDVFYSPNSIVFEQAENRLYAAMAAIDIFVINKGNFNA, from the coding sequence ATGACACAAATGCCAATCCGTCACTTAATTTCCATCAAAGATCTAACTTCCCAAGAGTTGGAAGCTTTAGTTAATAAGGCCCAATACTATAAGAccatattcaaaaatggtGATCCAAATGATTTCCAAGCAAATCACATCAAATTGTTAGGCAAGACCGTTGCTTTAATCTTTAGTAAGAGATCAACAAGAACTAGAGTCTCTACTGAAGGTGCTGCATCTTTCTTCGGTGCCCAACCAATGTTTCTAGGTAAAGACAATATCCAACTCGGGGTAAATGAATCTCTTTACGATACCGTCAAAGTTGTCTCTTCAATGGTCTCTTGTATCTTCGCAAGAGTAAATTCCCACGAAGAAATCCAATCACTggcaaaattttcaaacgTCCCAATCATCAACTCATTGTGCGATACATATCATCCACTACAAGCCATTTGTGATATGTTGACGATAAAAGAACAATTCACAGATGACCTCACAAATGTCAAAGTTGGTTGGATTGGTGACTCAAATAACGTCATTAACGATATGTTAATTGCATGtctaaaattgaaaatgaacgTCTCTGTTGCCATCCCAGAAGGTATTGAAATGAACTCCGATATTATACATGCAGCTTCTCAGGtttcagaagaaaatgagaCCTCCTTTGAAGTTACGCATGATCCAAAGATTACTGCTAAAGATGCAAACATACTAGTTACAGATACTTTTATTTCAATGggtgaagaaaaggaaaaggaaaCAAAATTAAACCAATTTAAAggttttcaaatcaatagCGAATTAGCATATATGGCCGACgctaatttcaaatttatgcACTGTCTACCAAGACACAAGGAAGAAGTTACTGATGATGTCTTTTATAGTCCAAACTCTATCGTTTTCGAACAAGCTGAAAATAGATTATACGCTGCCATGGCTGCAATTGATATCTTCGTCATCAATAAAGGTAACTTCAATGCTTAA
- the TRL1 gene encoding tRNA ligase (similar to Saccharomyces cerevisiae TRL1 (YJL087C); ancestral locus Anc_1.280) — MSGAESVAELVAKLEASTHLPNRGRAIKIPCKLFHSDKVINSWKFNEWDYGKPNKIALPINARGFFTSADNLRIVARGYDKFFNVDETPFTRWEWIEQNTKGPYNVSVKANGCIIFISGLEDGELVVCSKHSTGFRDDVDRNHAEAGEKFLIEQLTRHDIDIKEFATTLYRENVTAVAEYCDDSFEEHILEYGRDKRGLYLHGLNPNEITFQTWAMERVDTFAEKYGFNKLESFNIDTTTELRKFLETVSTKGSFNDQEIEGFVIRCHRLEGAEAFFFKFKFEEPYLMYRQWREVTKDYIEHRIRVYNFKKHKFITNKYLDFVIPILENDPIICEEYMKGFGIIKLRNMFLESYGMTGFEILNHEKIQELEFKNSIDYEKVDSNTKFLIFPIAVIGCGKTTTALILKNLFNWGHIQNDDIHNKKDKAILIKRSLELLTKDDTKCVIVDRNNHQFRERKQLFEWVEQYKEQYLSYDTNIKIIGISFVNSIDDLDRIKNVTVNRVLQRGDNHQTIQLNKYGERKVVGIMSGFWKRFQPVAEDRIPDNLFDLLIKLDVNNENHENSSLINSMTIINELHEKYPILIPKMPTTMELEDAFKQSIEFKIPSKTKEMNMNNKLTKKINPAYFSANLDNKDKLIVAIMQLMEDDSSNNHGINFEPLEKLLDENLFQPGFHITLSHVAQGKRGDPRDKILWKEYLKEFDPQLTEISARDNYQETLFKTDYRVKFKLDKLCWDDKIVAVMVKFEDTNCVTDKDNVTITGLECSNKFPHITIGRLNSDIKASYSNSLCERIMKDDADGESSYYLNFNDSEEFVADVCINL; from the coding sequence ATGTCAGGTGCAGAGTCAGTAGCCGAGCTGGTAGCGAAACTAGAAGCTTCGACGCACCTTCCAAACCGTGGTAGAGCCATCAAGATCCCATGCAAATTGTTTCATAGCGATAAAGTTATTAACAGTTGGAAATTCAACGAATGGGATTATGGTAAGCCTAACAAGATTGCCTTACCTATCAATGCACGTGGGTTTTTTACTTCTGCAGATAACTTGCGTATTGTTGCCAGAGGTTATgacaaattcttcaacGTAGATGAAACCCCATTTACCAGATGGGAATGGATCGAACAAAATACCAAAGGACCATACAATGTTAGTGTGAAGGCAAATGGTTGcattattttcatatcTGGGCTTGAAGACGGTGAACTCGTCGTATGCTCTAAGCATTCGACCGGGTTCAGGGATGATGTAGACAGGAATCATGCTGAAGCTGGTGAAAAGTTCCTCATCGAACAACTGACGAGACAcgatattgatattaaagAGTTTGCAACCACATTGTATAGGGAAAATGTTACTGCTGTTGCAGAATATTGTGACGACTCTTTTGAAGAACATATTCTGGAATATGGAAGAGACAAGAGAGGTCTGTACTTACATGGTCTCAATCCTAATGAAATTACATTCCAGACTTGGGCTATGGAAAGAGTTGATACATttgctgaaaaatatggattCAATAAACTCGAATCATTTAATATTGATACAACCACAGAATTGAGAAAGTTCCTAGAGACAGTTTCAACGAAGGGTTCTTTCAatgatcaagaaattgaggGTTTTGTGATTAGATGCCACAGATTGGAAGGAGCTGAGgcctttttttttaaattcaagTTCGAAGAGCCTTATTTGATGTACAGACAATGGCGAGAAGTAACTAAGGATTATATTGAGCATAGAATCAGAGTttataatttcaagaagcataaattcattactaacaaatatcttgattttGTGATCCctattttagaaaatgacCCAATTATCTGTGAAGAATATATGAAGGGATTTggtataataaaattaagaaaCATGTTTCTAGAATCCTATGGTATGACAggctttgaaattttgaatcatgAAAAGATACAAGAACtagaatttaaaaattccATCGATTATGAAAAAGTCGATTCTAATACTAAATTCCTAATCTTCCCAATTGCTGTAATTGGTTGTGGCAAGACCACGACAGctttaattttaaagaatttgTTTAATTGGGGTCATATTCAGAACGATGACATACATAATAAGAAGGACAAGGCAATTCTCATCAAAAGATCTTTGGAATTATTAACGAAGGACGATACAAAGTGTGTCATAGTGGATAGAAATAATCATCAATTTAGAGAACGTAAACAACTTTTTGAATGGGTAGAACAATACAAAGAACAATACCTTTCGTATGAtacaaatatcaaaatcattGGTATTTCATTTGtcaattcaattgatgatCTAGATAGGATCAAGAATGTTACTGTAAATAGAGTGTTACAAAGAGGAGATAATCATCAAACTATTCAACTAAATAAATATGGTGAACGGAAAGTAGTTGGTATTATGAGCGgattttggaaaagattTCAGCCTGTTGCTGAAGATAGAATTCCAGacaatttatttgatttattaattAAGCTTGATGtgaataatgaaaatcaTGAAAATTCGTCGTTGATTAATTCCATGACAATTATTAATGAACTTCATGAAAAATATCCGATATTAATACCCAAAATGCCCACGACTATGGAACTAGAAGATGCATTTAAGCAAAGCATAGAGTTTAAGATACCATCAAAGACAAAGGAGATGAATATGAATAATAAGctaacaaaaaaaataaaccCTGCATATTTTTCCGCAAATCTTGAcaataaagataaattgatCGTGGCAATCATGCAATTAATGGAGGATGACAGTTCTAATAATCATggtatcaattttgaaccattggaaaaattactAGATGAAAATCTTTTCCAACCAGGTTTCCATATTACTCTTTCGCATGTAGCGCAAGGTAAAAGAGGTGATCCAAgagataaaattttgtggaaggaatatttgaaagagtTTGATCCTCAGTTGACAGAGATATCAGCTAGGGATAATTATCAAGAGACATTATTCAAGACAGATTATAGAGTGAAGTTTAAACTCGATAAATTATGTTGGGATGATAAGATTGTTGCCGTTATGgttaaatttgaagatactAATTGCGTTACGGATAAAGATAACGTGACAATAACGGGTTTAGAATGTTCCAACAAGTTCCCACATATCACGATTGGCAGATTGAATAGCGATATTAAGGCCTCTTATTCAAATAGTTTATGTGAAAGAATTATGAAAGATGATGCTGATGGAGAAAGCAGTTATTATTTAAACTTCAATGATTCAGAAGAGTTTGTCGCAGACGTGTGTATCAATTTATAG